One window of Syngnathus acus chromosome 16, fSynAcu1.2, whole genome shotgun sequence genomic DNA carries:
- the atg5 gene encoding autophagy protein 5 yields MADDKDVLRDVWFGRIPACFTLNQDEVTEREAEPYYLLLPRVSYLTLVTDKVKKHFLKVMRAEEAGEMWFEYEGTPLKWHYPIGVLFDLHASNSVLPWSITVHFKNFPNQDLLHCLCSSVVEAHFMSSIKEADALKHKSQVVNDMQKKDHKQLWMGLQNDKFEQFWAMNRKLMEYPTEEGGFRYIPFRIYQTMSDRPFIQKLFRPVSPEGNVHTLGDLLKEMYPAAYTNDGEERRHQVVIHGIEPLMETPLQWLSEHLSHPDNFLHICIIPAPSD; encoded by the exons atggCAGATGACAAAGACGTGCTAAGAGACGTCTGGTTCGGCCGGATCCCAGCCTGCTTCACTCTCAACCAGGATGAGgtgacagagagagaggcgGAGCCTTACTAT CTGTTGTTGCCCAGGGTGAGCTACCTGACGCTGGTCACGGACAAAGTGAAGAAGCACTTCCTGAAAGTGATGAGGGCCGAGGAAGCGGGAGAGATGTGGTTTGAATATGAAGGGACGCCGCTCAAATG GCACTATCCAATCGGTGTTCTGTTTGACCTCCACGCTTCCAACTCTGTCTTGCCGTGGAGCATCACTGTGCACTTTAAA AACTTTCCGAACCAGGACCTTCTCCACTGCTTGTGCAGCTCGGTGGTGGAGGCCCACTTCATGTCCAGCATTAAGGAAGCCGATGCGCTCAAACACAAGAGCCAAGTTGTCAACGACATGCAGAAGAAGGACCACAAGCAACTGTGGATGGGCCTGCAGAACG ATAAGTTTGAACAATTCTGGGCCATGAACAGGAAACTGATGGAGTACCCCACTGAAGAGGGAGGGTTCCGATACATCCCCTTCAGAATATATCAG ACAATGAGTGACAGGCCCTTCATCCAGAAACTCTTTCGACCTGTTTCACCTGAAGGCAACGTTCACACTCTTGGCGACTTGCTCAAAGAAATGTACCCTGCAGCATACACTAATGACG GTGAGGAGCGGcgccaccaggtggtgatccaCGGCATCGAGCCGCTGATGGAAACGCCGCTGCAGTGGCTCAGCGAGCACCTCAGCCACCCTGACAACTTTTTGCACATCTGCATAATACCGGCGCCCTCCGACTGA
- the dctn3 gene encoding dynactin subunit 3 isoform X1, with translation MDKKAAVDNVEMRLQALETRIYGDRRNKSSKPLKCAESLARIQAGLTNTANKRERVKILHKKIEDLMKYLDPQFTDHIAVPDTMKLEFILAEEDFLISQAALLEQASNLQPLLESTYIRDVPEHSTKLQRLSQIHIKQQVEERCTPCSVVWVLPSESSLSALLQDQADVQSLEVKKLFEEYNKMMFLLSKQFTQWDENLRKLEEAKGIRPVE, from the exons atggacaaaaaagcGGCGGTAGATAATGTAGAAATGCGCCTACAGGCACTGGAGACTCGTATATACGGAGACAGAAGGAATAAAAGTTCGAAACCATTAAAG TGTGCTGAGTCCCTCGCAAGAATTCAAGCTGGCCTGACCAACACGGCCAACAAGAGGGAGCGAGTCAAGATCCTGCACAAGAAGA TTGAGGACCTGATGAAGTACCTGGACCCTCAGTTCACCGACCACATCGCTGTGCCTGACACCATGAAGCTGGAGTTTATTCTCGCCG AGGAGGACTTCCTGATTTCCCAGGCTGCTTTGCTGGAGCAGGCCAGCAATTTGCAGCCGCTGCTGGAGAGCACCTACATCCGAG ATGTTCCCGAGCACTCGACCAAGCTCCAGCGTCTCTCCCAGATTCATATCAAACAGCAGGTAGAAGAAAGATGCACACCATGTTCTGTCGTTTGGGTTTTGCCTTCGGAGAGCTCACTGTCGGCTCTATTACAGGACCAGGCGGATGTTCAGTCGCTGGAAGTAAAGAAGCTTTTTGAGGAATACAACAAAATG ATGTTCCTGCTGTCCAAGCAGTTCACCCAGTGGGACGAGAACCTGAGGAAGCTGGAGGAGGCCAAGGGCATCCGGCCCGTGGAGTAA
- the dctn3 gene encoding dynactin subunit 3 isoform X2 translates to MDKKAAVDNVEMRLQALETRIYGDRRNKSSKPLKCAESLARIQAGLTNTANKRERVKILHKKIEDLMKYLDPQFTDHIAVPDTMKLEFILAEEDFLISQAALLEQASNLQPLLESTYIRDVPEHSTKLQRLSQIHIKQQDQADVQSLEVKKLFEEYNKMMFLLSKQFTQWDENLRKLEEAKGIRPVE, encoded by the exons atggacaaaaaagcGGCGGTAGATAATGTAGAAATGCGCCTACAGGCACTGGAGACTCGTATATACGGAGACAGAAGGAATAAAAGTTCGAAACCATTAAAG TGTGCTGAGTCCCTCGCAAGAATTCAAGCTGGCCTGACCAACACGGCCAACAAGAGGGAGCGAGTCAAGATCCTGCACAAGAAGA TTGAGGACCTGATGAAGTACCTGGACCCTCAGTTCACCGACCACATCGCTGTGCCTGACACCATGAAGCTGGAGTTTATTCTCGCCG AGGAGGACTTCCTGATTTCCCAGGCTGCTTTGCTGGAGCAGGCCAGCAATTTGCAGCCGCTGCTGGAGAGCACCTACATCCGAG ATGTTCCCGAGCACTCGACCAAGCTCCAGCGTCTCTCCCAGATTCATATCAAACAGCAG GACCAGGCGGATGTTCAGTCGCTGGAAGTAAAGAAGCTTTTTGAGGAATACAACAAAATG ATGTTCCTGCTGTCCAAGCAGTTCACCCAGTGGGACGAGAACCTGAGGAAGCTGGAGGAGGCCAAGGGCATCCGGCCCGTGGAGTAA